The stretch of DNA AATAAAGGATGAGCAGCACCGGCGCAATGACGAACAGGGCAATCCATAAATAATACGGGATAAGGTAGACTTGTTTGGCTTTACTTGTCATGCTGCTCCACCTCGCCGTAAGCTTCCAGACGTCTGTCGAATTCTTCCTCCGTTTCGCCAAATCTCATGACATGGATGGCCTCGGGGTCAAAATGCAGGCCGATCTCGCTCCCGACTTCCGCCTTGCGCGTCGAGTGAACGAGCCATTCCTGCCCGGATTCGTCGTAGCAGCTGATTTCATAATGTACGCCCCTGAACAATTGGCTGTCCACGCGCACGCGCAGCTTCCCTTGCTCCAGAGGAACGATCTCCAGGTCTTCGGGACGGATGACGATCTCGATCGGCTCATTCCGGCGCAGGCCCGCATCCACACATTCAAATCTGCGACCGTTAAACTCTACGAGATAGTCTTCGATCATCACCCCCGGCACGATATTCGACTCTCCAATAAAATCGGCCACAAACCGGTTGATCGGCTCGTCGTAAATATCGTTAGGCGTACCGCTCTGCTCAATTTTTCCCTTGTTCATGACAAAAATCCAGTCCGACATCGCCAGCGCCTCCTCCTGGTCATGGGTGACGAAGATGAAGGTGATACCCAGCCGCTGCTGCATTTCGCGCAAAATGTACTGCATCTCCGTACGCAGCTTCAAATCAAGCGCGGACAGAGGCTCATCGAGCAGCAGCACTTGCGGCTCGTTGACGATGGCGCGGGCAATCGCTACGCGCTGACGCTGTCCGCCCGACATCTCGCTCACGGCGCGCCGCTCATATCCGGCCAGGTTGACGAAGCGCAGCGCTTCCTGCACCTTTTGCTCGATTGCCTGCTTCTTCAGCTTCTTGATCCGCAGTCCAAACGCCACATTCTCGAACACGTTCAGGTGCGGAAACAGGGCGTAATCCTGAAACACCGTATTGACCTGGCGCTCATTGGCGGGAATGCGGTTGATGACCTTGCCGTCCATATAAATGGAACCTTCTGTCGGTTCGGCAAAGCCTGCGATCAGGCGCAGAATGGTTGTCTTGCCGCAGCCGGAGGGCCCGAGCAGTGTGTAGAACTTGCCCCGTTCGATATCAAAGCTGACCCCTTTGAGCACCGGCTCTTCATCGTCGTATCGTTTGGTGACGTTCTCAAAAGAAATAATGGTTGGTTCCTGAATAGCTATGACTGACGACCTCCCCGCATATAAATGGAGTATTCCCTGCTTTTCCGCAGAATTCGACCATTGTCCAATAAGCCTATCATACCCGGTTTTTCGCTCCCCGGCATTCTTTCTTTTTCTAAGCAGCGTTCACGTTGTTCGTAATGTTGTAATAACTGCCCGCTGAACCTTTACCTCAAGGGTGATATAATGAAAGTAACTGAAAACATTATATTTTTTTTAAAATTTTTCGAAAAGAGATGACGAACACATGAACGAGGGGCTGCAGGAGCGCCTTGAAAAATTTGGTTTTTCGCTATATATGATACGGGTTACGCTGGCAGCCTCGATTTCCTGGATGGCTGTTCACGCTATGTACGGCGGCGAGTTCTCCTATTTCGCACCGCTGGCTGCGATTCTGATCACCCAGGGCAGCGTCAAGGCTTCGCTGGAAAAGGGCATCTACCGGCTGCTCGGTATTGTTCTCGGCGGAACCGTCAGCCTGATGATCGGCCATTTCTTCAATGTCGGGCCGCTGTCGATCCTGCTGATTCTGCTAATTGGCCTTGGCGTGGCGACCGCCTGCCGGATCAACTTCCAGGCCATTACGCAGGTTGGTGTCACTTCGGTGCTGGCACTGACCTTCTTACAGGATCATTATGTAATGTTTAGAGCCACGGAAACGCTGATTGGCGTGGCCTTCGCTCTGCTCTTCAATGTAATTATCGTACCGCCCAAGGGCTTCGTCAACGTTAAGAGTAAGGCCTTCGCAGGAACCTTGCTGCTCGCCGACGGACTGAACGGACTCGCGCCGGGACGGGATGAGAACAGCCAGGCCGAAGCTTTGAAGCGGTCCGGACAGCTGCTTAAGGACAGCGCGCAGAAACAAAGCGAGATGCTCTTTACTCTATCCCATGTTCCCTGCATAAATGATTTGTCCGTCATGAAGAAGTCGATCTCCCATTTACAAACCATGCATGGGTATGTGAAAGAAATCGCAGCTGAAATACGGCTGCTGCCGCCGCATTACGCCTCCGCCGACTGGATGCAGAAGACGCTGAGCGCTTCAGCCGACTGCATTGCTATCTTCGGGGCTAAGACTTTGTCGGATACGGAATGCCGCAGCTCGCTTCCGGAAGCTCTGCGCCGTGCCCGCGAGCTTCAGCTCGCCAGCTTCTCCGAGCTTCAAGGGAACTGCCCGCTGACCGCCATCCGCGATCTCGGCGCCGTCTTCTCGCATCTGAACCGGCTGCTGGATGAGGTGGAACGCGCTGATCACGCCGTCATCTCCGCCGCTCCGCAGCGCGCCCGCGCCCGTCTGGAACGCGCCGTGCGCTTTGCAAAAAAGGGACTCTCCCACAAGCTTTAAGCTTGGGAGCGTCCCTTTCTTTTATATGAGGAGTATAAGCTGCGCCGTTATTGATCCTCGTAAACCGGCCGATCCAAATCGAATATCCGTCCAATCGCGCTGTACGACGATCCGGCCAGGCGGCTGACCGGCTTCAGCTTGCCGATGTCGATCCGGCCGTTATGGATGAGATCATCCCGTACATAGAAGCTCAGCACCTCGCCGATGAACACATCGAAATGCCCCAGCTCCACATACTGCGCAAGGCGGCATTCCATCGCAACCGGACTTTCCTGCACCCGCGGCACCGCCACCGTGCTGCCGGGAACGGCCGTCAGTCCCGCCAGCTCCAGCTCGCTGATATGAGCGGGTGCACTGATGGACGTGTGATTGATCGCCTCAATGTTATCCTCGTCCGTGACATGCACGACGAATTCCTGATTCGCCAGAATATTACGCGCCGTATCCTTCAGCGTGCCGTCCGCACGCCGTCCGCAGGAGAACATGACCATCGGCGGATCTTCGTTCACGATGTTAAAAAAGCTGAATGGAGCCGCATTGACGATCCCTTCCGCATTGATGGAGGTAACGAAAGCGATAGGTCTTGGCACCACGCTGCCGATCAGCAGCTTGTAATTGTCGTGGACCGTCTGGTCTTTCATTTTACTGATCATAATTTTCCTCCTTCAAGAGCTTGTCATTCAGCCGCTATAGGCGCCGGCCGGCGCCATATCCGGACATTGACCAGTATAATGCTGATTACGACCAGAATCAGGCCTACCACCAGATTAACCGTTATCTTCTCATTTAGGAAGAGGACGCTTGCGCCGATGGAGACAAGCGGGACCAAAAAAGTATAGGAGGCAACTTTTCCGGCTTCTCCCTCGTTAATCAGCTTGAAATACACCAACCAGCCGAGAGCGATGACAAATACGGAAATGAACAGCGTGTTGGCAACAAAAGCGGTATTCCATCTGATGGCTTTCCACGGCTCGGCTGCGCTGCCGGCGGCCAGCAGAATGAGCCCCCCGAGTGTGATCTGCATGGCAGTCATCCACAGCATATCGACCCGCACTGCGTTTCGCTTCATATACACCGTCCCAAGTGCCCAGCACAGGGCGGTGGCAAGCGCAAGAAAGATACCGAGCAGCGAGATGCTGCCGGTCAGGCCGCCTACGCTCAAGCAGGCTACGCCCAGAAAACCTAGCGCGAGCCCCGCCATTTTTTGCCCATGCATCTCTTCCCCTAGCCACATCCAGGAGAAAATCCCGAGCAGCACCGGCTGAAGAAATACGATCGCCGAGAACAGCCCCGCCGGTACGTACTGCAGTCCAATCGTTTGGACGCCGTAATACAGCGCTATGCTTAACAGGGCGGAGCTCAAATATACCGGCCACAGTATCTTAAACCGAAGCAGCCGCGCTTTGGGCAGCGCGATCAGGATCAGCAAGACACCTCCGATTACGGTACGAATGCCCGAGAACAGCAGCGGCGGCGCGTATTCCAGCGCTATTTTGGATAACGGCCAGTTAATGCCCCAGACCAGCACGAGAAAAGTTAATAAAAGAACTGCGGATTTTTGCCGAGGCATAGGGCCCCTCCTTGTTATTCAGTCTTTTCTGATGATACAATATTTTCAAGCATAAATAAAATGAATATTTATTATAAGTAGGATACCAAATTTGTTATGAACAAAGGGCGAATCATCACTTACGCAGCGCTGCATAGCGCGGTAATAATAATTTTTGAGGAGAGTGGAAGCATGAAATATGAACGTCTCGGGGGAAGCGGACTCCAGGTATCGCAGCTGGGGCTCGGCACGAACGCCTTTGGCAAGCGAGCAGATCAGGCCGCTTCCACGGCGGTGCTGCACACCGCGCTGGACAACGGGATCAACTTCATCGATACCGCTAATATTTATGCCGGAACGGAATCGGAGCGGATTATCGGAGAGGCGCTGGCGGGCAGGAGGCATGAAGCCGTACTGGCGACAAAGGCCGGACTGGTGAGAAGTCCAGGCCCGGGCGGCAGCGGTTCGTCCAGATTCCATCTGATGCGGGAACTGGAGGACAGTCTTCGTCGCCTCAAGACGGACTATGTAGATCTGTACCAGATTCATACCTTTGATCCGCATACTCCGCTCGAAGAGACGCTGCGGACGCTGGATGACATGGTGTCCTCCGGCAAAGTGCGCTATATCGGCGCCTCCAATTATGCTGCGTGGGAGCTGATGAAGGCGCTCGGCATCAGCGAACGGATGGGCTATGAGCGCTACGTCTCGCTCCAGTGCAGCTACTCTTTGGCCGACCGTACGCCTGAGCGGGAACTCGTTCCGTTCAGTTTGGATCAGGGCGTCGGCATCATCCCGTATTTTCCGCTTGCCGGAGGCATTCTGACCGGCAAATACAGCGCGGGAGATGAGGCTCCCGCAGGCTCCAGAGCCGATACCGATCCGAACTTCGCCCGGTTCCTTACCGGCGAACGGATCGCGCTGGGGCGGGAGACAGCCGCGCTCGCGGCGGAGCTTGGAACATCGCCTGCCGCTCTGTCCCTGGCTTGGCTTATGAGCCGCCCGGCGGTGTCCACCGTTATTGTCGGTGCTACCCGGGCGGAGCAGCTTCAAGAGAGCCTGAAGAGCATGTCCCTCGCTCTGAACACCGAGATGCAGGAGAAGCTCGAAGCTGTAAGCCGTCCTTTCATCCACAGCGAGCCGTTTGCGGTGTACCGCCTGCCGGAGTAAAGAGCGCCGCCAGGGCCGCATACGGATGTATTCTCCGGCAGTTCCGGCCTCGGTCGAAGAAATTCCTTGATTGAGTATAGGCTCGGCCAAAGTTAGCGTATCGGCGCTTGGATGACCGGTATTTTCCACACCTACTGTACAGTTCAAGCGCCCTTGTTCAAAGGGCCTTCCCCATTGGTAAATTGAGGTAAATAATTCCTTTGCCATCGACAAATTCGGACAAGCTATTTATCCCAAAGCTGGTATACTACAGGAAAAATCGGCTATGATCCGATTTATACCATTACAGGGAGGAACGAAATTTGAAAACAAAGGTCGCTGCTGTCGTAGGTTCAATGCTGGTCGCCACCAGCCTGTTAGCGGGGTCCGGGTATGCCAAGCCGGCCAACCAGGCGCCTCAGAAACAAAAGTATGTCATCGCATTTAAATCTTCACTTCCCTCAGACTATGAAACGATTGTAACGAAGGCGGGCGGTACAGTACTTCGGGCTATCCCGGAATTGGGCGGACTGGAAGCTGAATCCGAAAGACAGGATTTTCTTTCGAATCTGAACGGGATTTCCGGCATACAAGCGGCCAACCCCGAATTGGAGTACAAGCTGGATGAAGATATTGCGACTGCCGACGGCCAGCCGGTGACCGATATTCCGCAGGACGCCGAGACGTATTGGCCTTATCAATGGGACATCCAGCGGATTACGAATAACGGGGCCTCCTACAAGCTGGAAACAGGCGGGACGACGAACCCCGACGGAACGGTGACGCACAAAGCGGTTGTAGGCGTCATCGATACGGGAATCGACGCTGAACACCCTGACCTGAAGGCGAATTTCCTCGGGGGCGTGAACTTTGTCCCGGCAGGTGTAGACGCCAGTGAAACAGGAGATCCGAACGATATCAGGGACCGCGAAGGCCACGGCACGCATGTGGCGGGCTCTATAGCCGCAGACGGCAAGGTCAAAGGCGTAGGTCCCGGCCTCGGCATCCGTTCGTACCGCGTATTCGCAGCAGAGGGCGGCGCGCCAACTTCATGGATCGCCGCAGCAGTCGTACAGGCGGCCAATGACAAGGTCGACGTCATCAATCTGTCGCTCGGGGGGTACGACGGCATTGCCAGATACACCTATAACGGCCTCAAGTACAACGATGTGGCGGATTTCCTCCTCTGGAAGCGCGCACTTCAGTATGCCGTTGGCCGAAACGTTACGGTCGTGGCGGCCTCCGGGAACGATTCGCTGAATCTGAACGACTCGCATGCTGTAGTCGACTATATGAACCAAACGTACGGCTACCTCGGCCTGAACTTCAAAAGCGCCGTGAAAGAAGTGCCGGGCACACTGCCGGGCGTCATTAACGTCTCTTCGTCGAATCAATGGTCTTCGGACAAGATCGCGTTCTATTCCAACTACGGCAGCACGATCGACGTCGCGGCTCCCGGCGGGGACAACGGTCCGGTCTATGACGCCAGCCGAAATCTCGATGAGCGGGATTTCCATTTCCGCACGCTCAGCACATGGCCGACCTATCTGGCTCCTTACTTCACCTCGAACCTGACGGGCTATGCGCTGCTGCACGGCACTTCGATGGCAGCTCCAAAGGTGGCGGGCATTGCGGGCGTCATCAAGGCCGCTCACCCGGAATATACGCCGGCCCAGGTGCAGTCGCTCATCAAGCAGACGGCCAACGATCTAGGGAAGCCGGGGCAAGATCCTCTGTTCGGCTCGGGCGAAGCCAATATATTCAATGCATTAAGCCGATAATCACAGGCGCCGCCGGCCTGAATGGGCAAGCCCCAAACGGCCAAATTTTCAAGTGCAATCCATCTCGTCTCTTCTGGAGACGGAATTTAATGAACAGAACAGGCCAGCCGGAATTTCGGCTGGCCTGTTTATTGTTGGATCTGGTGTACTCTCTCTTATAGCTTTGACGTTTACACTACCGCCAGGAAACGCTCCATATCTTCGTCCACCGTCGTAATGCCGCCGATGCCGAACGTATCGACCAGAACCTTCGCTACATTCGGAGACAAGAAGGCCGGCAGTGTCGGGCCGAGGTGGATGTTTTTGACGCCCAGGTAGAGCAGCGCCAGCAGCACGATTACCGCTTTTTGCTCATACCAGGCAATATTGTAGGAAATCGGCAGGTCGTTGATGTCCTCCAGGCCGAACACTTCCTTCAGCTTCAGCGCGATCACGGCCAGGGAGTAGGAATCATTGCACTGACCCGCGTCCAGTACGCGCGGAATGCCGCCGATGTCACCAAGGTCGAGCTTGTTGTACTTGTATTTGGCACAGCCGGCCGTCAGGATCACCGTATCGTTCGGCAGCGCCTCGGCAAAATCAGTATAGTAGTTCCGGCTCTTCATCCGT from Paenibacillus sophorae encodes:
- a CDS encoding ABC transporter ATP-binding protein, with protein sequence MQEPTIISFENVTKRYDDEEPVLKGVSFDIERGKFYTLLGPSGCGKTTILRLIAGFAEPTEGSIYMDGKVINRIPANERQVNTVFQDYALFPHLNVFENVAFGLRIKKLKKQAIEQKVQEALRFVNLAGYERRAVSEMSGGQRQRVAIARAIVNEPQVLLLDEPLSALDLKLRTEMQYILREMQQRLGITFIFVTHDQEEALAMSDWIFVMNKGKIEQSGTPNDIYDEPINRFVADFIGESNIVPGVMIEDYLVEFNGRRFECVDAGLRRNEPIEIVIRPEDLEIVPLEQGKLRVRVDSQLFRGVHYEISCYDESGQEWLVHSTRKAEVGSEIGLHFDPEAIHVMRFGETEEEFDRRLEAYGEVEQHDK
- a CDS encoding FUSC family protein, producing the protein MIRVTLAASISWMAVHAMYGGEFSYFAPLAAILITQGSVKASLEKGIYRLLGIVLGGTVSLMIGHFFNVGPLSILLILLIGLGVATACRINFQAITQVGVTSVLALTFLQDHYVMFRATETLIGVAFALLFNVIIVPPKGFVNVKSKAFAGTLLLADGLNGLAPGRDENSQAEALKRSGQLLKDSAQKQSEMLFTLSHVPCINDLSVMKKSISHLQTMHGYVKEIAAEIRLLPPHYASADWMQKTLSASADCIAIFGAKTLSDTECRSSLPEALRRARELQLASFSELQGNCPLTAIRDLGAVFSHLNRLLDEVERADHAVISAAPQRARARLERAVRFAKKGLSHKL
- a CDS encoding flavin reductase family protein — translated: MISKMKDQTVHDNYKLLIGSVVPRPIAFVTSINAEGIVNAAPFSFFNIVNEDPPMVMFSCGRRADGTLKDTARNILANQEFVVHVTDEDNIEAINHTSISAPAHISELELAGLTAVPGSTVAVPRVQESPVAMECRLAQYVELGHFDVFIGEVLSFYVRDDLIHNGRIDIGKLKPVSRLAGSSYSAIGRIFDLDRPVYEDQ
- a CDS encoding DMT family transporter — protein: MPRQKSAVLLLTFLVLVWGINWPLSKIALEYAPPLLFSGIRTVIGGVLLILIALPKARLLRFKILWPVYLSSALLSIALYYGVQTIGLQYVPAGLFSAIVFLQPVLLGIFSWMWLGEEMHGQKMAGLALGFLGVACLSVGGLTGSISLLGIFLALATALCWALGTVYMKRNAVRVDMLWMTAMQITLGGLILLAAGSAAEPWKAIRWNTAFVANTLFISVFVIALGWLVYFKLINEGEAGKVASYTFLVPLVSIGASVLFLNEKITVNLVVGLILVVISIILVNVRIWRRPAPIAAE
- a CDS encoding aldo/keto reductase, which codes for MKYERLGGSGLQVSQLGLGTNAFGKRADQAASTAVLHTALDNGINFIDTANIYAGTESERIIGEALAGRRHEAVLATKAGLVRSPGPGGSGSSRFHLMRELEDSLRRLKTDYVDLYQIHTFDPHTPLEETLRTLDDMVSSGKVRYIGASNYAAWELMKALGISERMGYERYVSLQCSYSLADRTPERELVPFSLDQGVGIIPYFPLAGGILTGKYSAGDEAPAGSRADTDPNFARFLTGERIALGRETAALAAELGTSPAALSLAWLMSRPAVSTVIVGATRAEQLQESLKSMSLALNTEMQEKLEAVSRPFIHSEPFAVYRLPE
- a CDS encoding S8 family serine peptidase, yielding MKTKVAAVVGSMLVATSLLAGSGYAKPANQAPQKQKYVIAFKSSLPSDYETIVTKAGGTVLRAIPELGGLEAESERQDFLSNLNGISGIQAANPELEYKLDEDIATADGQPVTDIPQDAETYWPYQWDIQRITNNGASYKLETGGTTNPDGTVTHKAVVGVIDTGIDAEHPDLKANFLGGVNFVPAGVDASETGDPNDIRDREGHGTHVAGSIAADGKVKGVGPGLGIRSYRVFAAEGGAPTSWIAAAVVQAANDKVDVINLSLGGYDGIARYTYNGLKYNDVADFLLWKRALQYAVGRNVTVVAASGNDSLNLNDSHAVVDYMNQTYGYLGLNFKSAVKEVPGTLPGVINVSSSNQWSSDKIAFYSNYGSTIDVAAPGGDNGPVYDASRNLDERDFHFRTLSTWPTYLAPYFTSNLTGYALLHGTSMAAPKVAGIAGVIKAAHPEYTPAQVQSLIKQTANDLGKPGQDPLFGSGEANIFNALSR